A genomic region of Alicyclobacillus sp. SO9 contains the following coding sequences:
- a CDS encoding phosphatidylserine/phosphatidylglycerophosphate/cardiolipin synthase family protein, whose translation MRKKSLTAMSIALLASFSLVGCTSVQKVHKVQAVPAPAYSRGMTLEWEKDIKKQALTMIQGSQHYVYLDIYELSDADILQALINAHQRGVDVRVVVDATEQHSQKTAVPALKHAGIPVESLHIHEGISHIKMLITDGAARGVLIGGMNFGQHSWSNNDASVYISHPNPSYLAVFRWDWKRAGGQPAAAPSTQMPLLIDRQIGPHVVQAIAHAEKSVELEGFDISDWNVISALKMDVKRGLRVEVLLDPNQSLNRRASDELRDAGVTVRFYRPYHYEWMHAKIVDIDKGRIFIIGSANFSHQAYTYNHEGDLELYNVPAFNQALVKNMSIQLARGTDYPKAEKYKQSRSDDH comes from the coding sequence ATGAGAAAAAAGAGTCTGACAGCCATGAGTATTGCACTCCTTGCCTCTTTCTCCCTGGTTGGCTGTACATCTGTGCAAAAAGTACATAAAGTGCAAGCTGTGCCTGCTCCTGCATACAGTCGGGGCATGACGCTGGAATGGGAAAAGGACATTAAAAAGCAAGCTCTCACTATGATTCAAGGCAGTCAACATTACGTTTACCTGGATATTTACGAGCTGTCCGACGCTGATATTCTACAGGCACTGATTAATGCTCATCAACGCGGGGTGGATGTTCGCGTTGTGGTGGATGCGACAGAACAGCATTCACAAAAGACGGCTGTTCCTGCATTAAAGCATGCAGGAATTCCAGTGGAATCACTTCATATCCATGAAGGAATTTCTCATATTAAAATGCTGATTACAGACGGCGCTGCAAGGGGCGTGTTAATCGGCGGTATGAATTTCGGTCAGCACAGTTGGTCGAATAATGATGCCTCTGTCTACATTTCTCATCCCAATCCTTCTTATTTGGCGGTTTTTCGCTGGGATTGGAAGCGAGCTGGAGGGCAACCGGCTGCAGCTCCCTCTACTCAAATGCCGCTGCTGATTGACCGACAGATTGGTCCTCATGTGGTACAAGCCATCGCGCATGCAGAGAAGTCGGTGGAATTGGAAGGATTCGATATCTCTGACTGGAACGTCATCAGTGCATTGAAAATGGATGTGAAGCGGGGATTGAGGGTAGAAGTCCTGTTGGACCCGAACCAATCGTTAAATCGCAGAGCCTCAGATGAACTACGTGACGCAGGCGTTACGGTTCGTTTCTATCGCCCCTATCATTACGAATGGATGCATGCAAAAATCGTAGATATTGACAAAGGTCGGATTTTTATCATAGGCAGTGCAAATTTTAGTCATCAAGCCTACACTTATAATCACGAGGGTGATTTAGAATTGTACAATGTGCCTGCTTTTAATCAGGCTCTTGTCAAAAACATGTCGATTCAATTGGCAAGGGGTACTGACTATCCCAAAGCTGAGAAGTACAAGCAAAGTAGGAGCGATGACCACTGA
- a CDS encoding phosphatase PAP2 family protein: MLLLIVTSTINLEMPASLHRLVLAHATIAVVAAIVARLVNEPVSRRFNRLRPFELYGFRPLLCHDGGASFPSNHATGAFALSISMFAVPSYGPVLLVLAFLLAISRVYTGLHHVTDVLAGALHGLLFAVFFLTLYSVF; this comes from the coding sequence ATGTTACTGTTGATTGTCACATCAACTATAAATTTAGAAATGCCTGCGTCCTTGCACCGGCTTGTGCTTGCTCATGCGACTATCGCCGTCGTGGCTGCCATCGTGGCTCGTCTTGTCAATGAACCCGTTTCCCGCCGGTTTAATCGCTTGCGGCCATTCGAGCTGTACGGATTCAGACCGCTTCTCTGTCATGACGGCGGCGCTTCTTTTCCGAGCAATCATGCGACAGGCGCTTTTGCTCTTTCCATCAGTATGTTCGCGGTTCCGAGCTATGGACCTGTCTTGCTTGTGCTGGCCTTTTTGCTTGCGATTTCACGAGTTTACACAGGCCTTCACCACGTTACTGATGTTTTGGCAGGTGCTCTGCACGGACTACTCTTTGCAGTCTTTTTTTTGACACTGTACTCAGTTTTTTAG
- a CDS encoding OsmC family protein: MKITANWKGKRHFEASGPSGYKVSMDAKQEAGGEDKGNRPMELVLMGLVGCTGIDISMILERMRQPLQDLQIEAEGTRQDEHPQRFTQIDLYYHITGEVAPEKAWRAIHLSEEKYCSASASLNATIVPHLILNGDEVSSH, encoded by the coding sequence ATGAAGATTACAGCGAACTGGAAGGGAAAACGTCATTTTGAGGCGTCCGGTCCGTCTGGATATAAGGTATCGATGGATGCCAAGCAAGAGGCGGGGGGAGAAGACAAGGGAAACCGTCCGATGGAATTGGTGCTGATGGGACTCGTTGGATGCACCGGAATTGACATCAGCATGATTTTGGAGCGGATGAGGCAACCCTTACAAGATTTACAAATTGAAGCTGAGGGCACACGTCAGGATGAACATCCGCAACGATTTACCCAAATTGACTTGTATTACCACATCACGGGGGAAGTTGCGCCTGAAAAAGCCTGGCGGGCTATTCATCTCAGTGAGGAAAAATACTGCAGTGCTTCTGCTTCTTTAAATGCAACCATTGTTCCGCATTTGATTTTGAACGGAGACGAAGTTTCGAGTCATTGA
- a CDS encoding histidine triad nucleotide-binding protein: MYYGQRILPALNVNIQTEVIATEDCLFCKIANGELPSKKLLETDELLAFEDIRPQAPVHVLLIPKKHIQSVQELEPEDKELVGELHLAAQKLAVQLGVEKDGYRIVSNVGFHGQQTVLHLHFHLLGGRQLQWPPG, encoded by the coding sequence ATGTATTATGGACAGCGTATCCTACCTGCACTGAATGTCAACATACAAACGGAGGTGATTGCTACGGAAGACTGTTTATTCTGCAAAATCGCAAATGGAGAACTCCCGTCGAAAAAACTTCTTGAAACAGACGAGTTGCTGGCTTTTGAAGACATTCGTCCGCAAGCGCCTGTTCATGTATTACTTATCCCTAAAAAGCATATTCAATCAGTTCAGGAACTAGAGCCTGAAGATAAGGAATTAGTGGGAGAATTACACCTGGCAGCACAGAAGCTTGCCGTGCAATTGGGTGTAGAGAAAGACGGTTATCGCATTGTATCTAACGTGGGCTTCCACGGCCAGCAAACCGTTTTGCACCTGCACTTTCACTTGCTTGGCGGACGCCAGCTCCAGTGGCCTCCCGGTTAA
- a CDS encoding aminotransferase class IV, with protein sequence MSEIYYVNGEFLSSKESVVPSEERGHQFGDGVYEVVRVYGGRPFLLNWHLERLDRSCKAIGVENPLSHEEWTELISEAVRRSGEEEAQVYWQVTRGIAPREHLFPQAQPSVTMTVKPLLLKASAKSSEKSLLCIPDERWANTWIKTINLLPNVIAKETAHRFGAVEALFVKSGDFTEGSSSNAWFVRGTDIYTAPANRYILPGITRRFVLQLAQEIGYTVYEQSVALDDLHSMDEVFMTSTTLEVQSIHSVVADRNKMSLLYNLPDIPAQTLLSTPEDPAEIWRSSRNNVAARLQDAFTDAVNKFRNYEEPVQ encoded by the coding sequence GTGAGTGAAATCTACTATGTCAACGGGGAATTTCTATCATCCAAAGAGTCTGTCGTTCCATCTGAAGAACGGGGACATCAATTTGGAGACGGTGTTTACGAAGTAGTCCGTGTGTATGGTGGAAGACCGTTTCTGCTCAATTGGCACTTGGAGCGCCTTGACAGAAGTTGCAAAGCTATTGGTGTTGAGAATCCGCTGTCTCACGAAGAATGGACTGAGCTGATTTCAGAAGCTGTCCGCCGCAGCGGTGAAGAAGAAGCTCAGGTATATTGGCAAGTCACCAGAGGAATTGCACCGCGGGAGCATTTATTTCCACAAGCACAGCCTTCTGTGACAATGACAGTAAAGCCATTGTTGTTGAAGGCGTCTGCTAAGTCGTCTGAGAAATCGCTGTTGTGCATACCTGACGAACGTTGGGCCAACACATGGATTAAAACAATTAATCTCTTACCGAATGTAATTGCAAAGGAAACTGCTCACCGATTCGGGGCAGTAGAAGCTCTTTTCGTAAAATCCGGTGACTTTACTGAAGGGTCCAGCAGCAATGCTTGGTTTGTGCGCGGCACAGACATTTATACGGCCCCGGCGAACCGTTATATTCTACCTGGTATCACCAGGCGTTTTGTACTTCAACTTGCCCAAGAAATCGGATACACAGTATATGAACAAAGTGTTGCTCTAGATGACCTGCACAGCATGGATGAGGTCTTTATGACAAGTACAACACTGGAAGTTCAATCAATTCACTCCGTTGTAGCTGATAGAAATAAAATGTCGTTGCTATACAATCTGCCTGACATTCCTGCCCAAACCCTGCTCTCAACTCCGGAAGACCCTGCTGAAATTTGGAGGAGTTCCAGAAACAACGTAGCTGCACGGCTCCAGGATGCGTTTACGGATGCGGTGAACAAGTTTCGCAATTATGAGGAGCCTGTCCAGTAG